One stretch of Vespula vulgaris chromosome 20, iyVesVulg1.1, whole genome shotgun sequence DNA includes these proteins:
- the LOC127071095 gene encoding angiotensin-converting enzyme-like, which produces MMTRIILSIILFSLCSIEIQSKYVEGLNVDLGEALQFLREYEREASSMCTRVMTAQWNFGTNVTESTKRKMLDEQTLKLKFERASWRKAVSFAWSRIPDPLARRELKMIVIRGRNALTDDKFNEIHQLIVEMKDIYSRTRLCPYRNMGSNCNLSIDHDISKIMTQSKDYDELLYYWHAWHEAIGPPLKNNFMRYVQLSNQASRLNGFADTGDQMREFFEDEHLEQNMAEVIYAIMPLYKNLFTYVRRKLFERYGDRIRKDGPLPAHILGNMWSQNWEGIYDLVQPFPASTKLDVTLDMMIQGYTPLRMFQIAEEFFTSLGMKPMPPEFWRFSMFEKPIDREVMCTAGAWDFCNTIDYRIKQCTKVTMDDLLSTHHEMAHLQYYLQYKDQPIIFRKEAIPGFHEAVSDAIVLSVMTPQHLHKIGLHNNSTDGYESNINFLMLMALRKLAYIPFAYIIDQWRWRVFNEGVEDMTTRWWELRLQYQGIVPPVVRTERDFDPAAKYHILADIPYAQYFVGTILQFQLFQSLCEISGHTAELHTCDLYRSRDAGRLLSDVLSIGASRHWHDVVRQMTRGKSNRLDADAIMKYFQPLYEWLKRQNEMEPVIGWITIQEDTALFAHWHQNRANNFTTISIFFILVVASNIFFF; this is translated from the exons ATGATGACGAGAatcattttatcgatcattttattttctctttgttctatCGAAATCCAAAGCAAATATGTCGAG gGACTTAATGTCGACTTGGGTGAAGCTTTACAATTTTTACGTGAATACGAAAGAGAAGCTTCGTCTATGTGTACCAGAGTGATGACTGCTCAATGGAATTTTGGTACTAATGTCACCGAATCgaccaaaagaaaaatg TTGGACGAGCAAacgttgaaattaaaattcgaaagaGCATCCTGGCGAAAAGCAGTGAGTTTTGCTTGGAGTCGTATACCAGATCCTTTAGCAAGgagagaattaaaaatgattgttATAAGAGGACGAAATGCTTTAACAGATGACAAATTTAACGAA ATACATCAGCTGATCGTtgaaatgaaagatatttacAGTAGAACGAGATTGTGTCCTTACAGAAATATGGGATCGAATTGTAATCTAAGTATAGATCATG atattagCAAAATTATGACACAATCTAAGGATTATGATGAACTTCTCTATTACTGGCATGCTTGGCACGAAGCTATAGGGCCACCgctgaaaaataattttatgagaTATGTACAATTAAGTAATCAAGCATCCAGACTCAATG GATTTGCCGATACCGGAGATCAAATGAGAGAATTTTTCGAAGACGAACACTTGGAACAAAACATGGCAGAAGTGATATATGCAATAATgccattatataaaaatctttttacatatgtgagaagaaaattatttgaaagataCGGCGATAGAATTAGAAAGGATGGGCCATTACCGGCACATATTTTGGGTAACATGTGGTCACAAAATTGGGAGGGGATTTATGATTTAGTTCAACCCTTTCCAGCGTCTACCAAACTCGATGTTACACTGGATATGATGATACAAGGTTATACACCGTTGAG AATGTTTCAAATTGCCGAAgaattttttacttctcttgGAATGAAACCAATGCCACCAGAATTTTGGAGATTTTCAATGTTCGAGAAACCGATCGATCGTGAAGTTATGTGCACAGCCGGTGCATGGGATTTTTGTAATACCATCGATTACAG aataaaacaATGTACCAAAGTAACGATGGACGACTTATTATCGACTCATCACGAAATGGCACACCTGCAATATTACTTGCAATACAAAGATCAGccaataatatttcgaaaagaagCTATTCCTG GTTTTCACGAAGCAGTGAGCGATGCAATAGTACTATCAGTAATGACACCTCAACATTTACACAAAATTGGTTTACATAACAATTCAACGGATGGTTACGagagtaatattaatttcctAATGCTTATGGCACTTCGCAAATTAGCTTATATTCCCTTCGCGTATATAATCGatcaa tggAGATGGCGTGTTTTTAACGAAGGAGTCGAAGATATGACTACAAGATGGTGGGAATTAAGATTGCAATACCAAGGCATAGTTCCACCAGTTGTAAGAACCGAAAGAGATTTTGATCCAGCAGCAAAGTATCATATCTTGGCTGACATACCTTATGCACA ATATTTCGTGGGTACGATTTTACAATTTCAATTGTTCCAATCGCTATGCGAAATTTCTGGACACACGGCTGAACTACATACTTGTGATCTATATAGATCACGTGATGCTGGAAGATTATTATC CGACGTGTTATCAATCGGTGCTTCGAGACATTGGCACGATGTTGTGAGACAAATGACCAGGGGCAAATCCAACAGATTAGATGCCGATgcgataatgaaatattttcaaccaTTGTACGAATGGCTAAAGCGACAAAACGAGATGGAACCTGTAATAGGTTGGATCACAATTCAAGAAGATACAG CATTGTTCGCACATTGGCATCAGAATCGAGCTAATAATTTTACAACTATCtccatattttttatcctCGTTGTAGCCTcgaatatattcttcttctga
- the LOC127071108 gene encoding fas apoptotic inhibitory molecule 1 — protein MANALLRSLQALESSSGPTARWTVPLNDGNHVIEFEHGTATGRRVVKIDDEVLVNRDWMFRLVGDELFTFNGTKFVIRVDPIPGFKYSYTLWVNGKNYKNFIQSQSKILKSWLTKIGENEYRIVLDKQTQSVWINGVQVDVENEFMDGGAEMLFSISDLSAVIRSCTSDKKEIGIDYILYIDDIEINDESISSFDET, from the exons ATGGCGAACGCTCTACTTCG AAGTCTTCAAGCTTTAGAATCATCAAGTGGACCAACCGCAAGATGGACAGTACCATTGAACGATGGTAATCATGTGATAGAATTCGAGCATGGAACTGCTACGGGTCGACGAGTTGTCAAAATCGATGATGAAGTATTAGTGAATAGAGATTGGATGTTCCGTTTAGTCGGCGacgaattatttacatttaacgGGACTAAATTCGTGATTAGGGTCGATCCAATACCAG GTTTCAAGTATTCGTATACGTTATGGGTAAATGggaagaattataaaaatttcatacaatctcaatcgaaaattttgaaatcaTGGCTAACGAAAATAGGAGagaatgaatatagaattgtATTGg ACAAACAAACGCAAAGCGTGTGGATTAATGGAGTGCAAGTAGATGTTGAA AACGAATTTATGGATGGCGGAGCAGAAATGCTGTTTTCCATATCAGATTTATCAGCTGTGATTAGATCCTGTACTTctgataagaaagaaattggaattgattatatcttatacattgacgatatagaaataaatgacgAAAGTATTTCGTCATTCGACGAAACATAA
- the LOC127071109 gene encoding coiled-coil domain-containing protein 113-like: MEKTIERIRLKNTVIKSQIIKANKQLIQREQLGEDLRPVDFYQLKIQRDEYRKRIRQCAVYILQIKKVIGHYNTALTKHKRKLGHLTNEFNSIVTEINSNKLQAKDLELKCLMNKTEIKFAEKQVELLKTLMDDYEVPTILDLVKLKKELRTLEKTFTNLKRYVNVEEII, from the exons ATGGAAAAAACCATCGAGAGAATTAGATTGAAGAATACAGTCATCAAATCACAAATCataaaagcaaataaacaATTGATTCAAAGAGAACAACTTGGTGAAGATCTTCGTCCTGTTGATTTCTACCAATTAAAAATACAACGTGATgaatacagaaaaagaatcagaCAGTGTGCAGTATATattcttcaaataaaaaaagttatag GTCATTATAATACGGCACTGACAAAACATAAAAGGAAACTGGGACATCTTACGAATGAATTCAATTCGATTGTAACAGAAATTAATTCTAACAAACTTCAAGCGAAAGATTTAGAATTGAAATGTTTAATGAATAagacagaaataaaatttgctGAAAAACAAGTGGAATTATTGAAGACATTGATGGATGATTACGaa gtGCCAACAATTTTAGATCTcgtcaaattaaaaaaggagcTTCGTACTTTAGAAAAGACATTCACAAATTTGAAAAGATATGTAAATGTTGaagagataatataa
- the LOC127071103 gene encoding fumarylacetoacetase: MKSFIKYSSNSDYPIENLPYGIFSTEEKPNKRIGVAIGEEILDLNEIAHLFDGPLLKDKQDVFLKDCLNDLMALGRPAWLEARAKLQHLLSDTTPTLQEEKLRSKIFVKQESATMHLPAKIGDYTDFYSSIHHATNVGAMFRDRNNALLPNWKYLPVGYHGRSSSVVISGTPIRRPRGQTLPIEGADPVFGPSKLMDFELEVAFFVGGPPTNLGDTITAENAYDYIFGMVLMNDWSARDIQKWEYVPLGPFCSKNVGTSISPWIVTMEALEPFRIANNRQNPIPFPYLRHKDACNFDIKLEVDIKSSNGTVTTVCHSNYKYMYWTPRQQLAHHTVTGCNINPGDLMASGTISGETLDSFGSMLELCWKGTRLIHLKDGTTRKFLQDNDEVIIRGYCNGDGYRIGFGSCTGKLLPSYTFGIN, encoded by the exons ATGAAGTCTTTTATCAAGTACTCTTCTAATAGTGATTATCCTATCGAAAATCTTCCTTATGGTATATTTTCTACCGAAGAAAAG cCGAATAAAAGAATAGGGGTGGCAATCGGCGAAGAGATATTAGATCTAAATGAAATAGCACATCTCTTCGACGGACCATTATTGAAAGACAAACAGGATGTCTTTCTTAAAGATTGTCTTAATGATTTAATGGCATTGGGAAGACCAGCATGGCTCGAAGCAAGAGCAAAATTGCAACACTTATTGTCGGACACTACTCCGACTttgcaagaagaaaaacttcGTAGCAA aatctTTGTAAAACAAGAATCAGCTACGATGCATTTGCCAGCTAAAATAGGCGATTATACCGATTTTTATTCGTCCATACATCATGCTACAAACGTAGGCGCCATGTTCCGTGACAGAAATAACGCTTTGTTGCCTAATTG GAAATACCTTCCGGTTGGATATCATGGTAGATCCAGCTCAGTCGTAATATCCGGTACACCGATCAGAAGGCCACGTGGTCAAACACTTCCGATCGAAGGAGCAGATCCCGTGTTTGGTCCATCGAAATTGATGGATTTCGAATTGGAAGTTGCATTCTTTGTTGGAGGACCACCAACTAATTTAGGGGACACAATTACTGCTGAAAATGCTTACGATTATATATTTGGGATGGTTTTGATGAACGATTGGAGTG cAAGAGATATACAAAAATGGGAATACGTTCCACTTGGCCCATTCTGTTCGAAAAATGTAGGAACATCCATTTCACCATGGATAGTAACAATGGAAGCTTTGGAACCATTTAGAATTGCCAATAATCGACAAAATCCAATTCCTTTTCCTTATCTTCGTCACAAGGATGCTTGCAATTTCGACATCAAATTAGAAGTTGATATTAAAT CATCAAATGGAACGGTTACAACCGTATGTCATAGTAATTACAAATACATGTATTGGACTCCTCGTCAACAACTTGCACATCACACTGTAACTGGATGTAATATTAATCCTGGAGACTTAATGGCATCCGGTACCATAAGTGGCGAG acCTTGGATTCATTTGGATCTATGTTGGAGCTCTGTTGGAAGGGTACAAGATTGATTCATTTAAAAGATGGCACTAcgagaaaatttcttcaaGATAACGACGAAGTGATTATACGAG gTTATTGCAATGGCGATGGTTATCGAATCGGTTTTGGATCGTGTACTGGGAAATTGTTACCATCTTACACATttggaattaattaa